One stretch of Akkermansia sp. RCC_12PD DNA includes these proteins:
- a CDS encoding phosphoethanolamine transferase: protein MITWFLRTSGLELNDEVVASVMETKPQEIFIYLNAVSIPLALATGAVCYVLARWIAGTYSVPRRERAALFALAAAAVVCLNIVWYRGLPYNVLLPAAMQEEVFSQASKFPMHSYKKVGTMIKDYYEITTRVLQELDGLKDPAELASTCGEAEPVTLLIHFGEALRADHLPFNGYERNTMPLLSRLPGIISFPKVASYATATRESTLGALSDATVEGRKLHYSGFMSLFNKHGFSTNAVLLPSGSVHDMPAYRLLKDTRNIVQIPEDEIYDVMNSLPYIFNILEQGRDQRLVLYVNNLGSHPAYYYREKNKVFLPDERNMVFPTMFPKQNIVNAYDNTILQNDEFIYSIIEKLKDRNAVYFYCSDHGQSLGERGNYTQNGSMDIPEQRYVACFVWFSDLFRKTHPDMVRNLEANAERLPMISHDYFFHTVIALGSISSQVVDPGLNLCSPCVRPFTGDVPAFPEYDRQLEEMRKRLSTKDEMPVAGK, encoded by the coding sequence ATGATTACGTGGTTTCTGAGGACTTCTGGACTGGAGCTTAACGACGAGGTAGTCGCCAGCGTCATGGAGACGAAGCCTCAGGAGATATTCATTTATCTCAACGCGGTGTCCATCCCCCTGGCGTTGGCTACCGGGGCGGTTTGTTATGTGCTTGCAAGGTGGATAGCCGGAACGTATTCTGTCCCCCGCCGGGAAAGGGCCGCGCTGTTTGCCCTGGCCGCGGCGGCGGTGGTCTGCCTGAATATCGTCTGGTACAGGGGGTTGCCTTATAATGTTTTGCTTCCCGCGGCCATGCAGGAGGAAGTGTTCAGCCAGGCTTCCAAATTCCCCATGCATTCCTACAAGAAAGTGGGAACAATGATTAAAGATTATTATGAAATAACTACCCGTGTTCTCCAGGAACTCGACGGATTGAAGGATCCTGCGGAGCTTGCCTCCACCTGTGGGGAAGCGGAGCCGGTCACGCTCCTGATCCATTTCGGGGAGGCGCTCCGGGCGGATCATCTTCCCTTTAACGGGTATGAACGCAACACAATGCCGCTCCTCTCCCGTCTTCCGGGAATCATTTCTTTCCCGAAGGTGGCTTCCTACGCCACCGCTACCCGTGAGAGTACCCTGGGCGCTTTGTCCGATGCCACGGTGGAGGGACGCAAACTGCATTATTCCGGGTTCATGTCCCTTTTTAACAAGCACGGGTTTTCCACAAATGCCGTCTTGCTTCCTTCCGGATCCGTTCACGACATGCCGGCCTACCGGTTGTTGAAGGATACCCGGAATATCGTGCAGATTCCTGAAGACGAGATTTATGATGTGATGAACTCCCTGCCTTATATTTTCAACATCCTGGAGCAGGGGCGGGATCAGAGGCTGGTGCTTTACGTCAACAACCTGGGGAGCCATCCTGCCTATTATTACCGTGAGAAGAACAAGGTGTTCCTGCCCGATGAGCGCAACATGGTCTTTCCCACCATGTTCCCGAAGCAAAACATCGTGAACGCCTATGACAATACCATCCTGCAGAATGATGAATTCATTTATTCCATTATTGAAAAATTAAAAGACCGGAATGCCGTTTATTTTTATTGTTCCGATCATGGGCAGTCCCTGGGGGAACGGGGCAATTATACCCAGAACGGTTCCATGGATATCCCGGAACAGCGTTATGTAGCCTGTTTCGTCTGGTTTTCCGATCTGTTCAGGAAGACGCATCCGGATATGGTCAGAAACCTGGAAGCTAATGCAGAAAGGCTGCCGATGATATCCCATGATTATTTTTTCCATACGGTGATTGCACTGGGGAGCATTTCCTCCCAGGTGGTTGATCCCGGCCTGAATTTATGCTCTCCCTGCGTGCGACCTTTCACGGGAGACGTTCCGGCTTTCCCTGAGTATGACCGCCAGTTGGAAGAGATGAGAAAACGCCTTTCAACGAAGGATGAAATGCCCGTAGCCGGAAAATGA
- a CDS encoding tetratricopeptide repeat protein → MWKTILILARHTFIRLLWLLLPLGIFAFLVRAIPLSPLQALCGLIPVIVFEVWLVVKYLLPGMSDVVTKTLYASNISTDEEVLVDAARRMLGAGDAAGALELLERNRKENPGMVRPWLMESGLLNDMRRYAESVELLQEGLASRRWRKEDRALFLYKIGGIYSSLLNNSEKALKYWQEAASKYPNTAYGRAAKDKL, encoded by the coding sequence ATGTGGAAAACAATTCTTATTCTTGCCCGCCACACCTTCATACGTCTGTTGTGGCTGCTGCTTCCTCTCGGTATCTTTGCCTTTCTGGTGCGGGCCATCCCTCTGAGTCCGCTCCAGGCCCTGTGCGGACTGATTCCAGTCATTGTCTTTGAAGTATGGCTGGTGGTCAAGTACCTGCTTCCGGGCATGAGCGACGTGGTCACGAAAACCCTGTATGCGTCCAACATCTCCACGGATGAAGAAGTGCTGGTGGATGCGGCCCGGCGCATGCTGGGGGCCGGAGATGCGGCGGGCGCCCTGGAGCTTCTGGAACGCAACCGGAAGGAAAATCCCGGAATGGTGCGTCCCTGGCTGATGGAATCCGGTCTGCTGAACGACATGCGCAGGTATGCGGAATCCGTTGAACTTTTACAGGAAGGACTGGCGTCCAGAAGATGGAGGAAGGAGGACCGGGCCCTTTTCCTGTATAAAATAGGGGGAATTTATTCCTCCCTGCTCAATAATTCGGAAAAGGCCCTGAAATACTGGCAGGAGGCCGCCAGCAAGTACCCGAACACGGCTTATGGCCGTGCCGCCAAGGATAAGCTGTAG
- a CDS encoding class I SAM-dependent methyltransferase, with protein MEWNADLYEDKHGFVADYGKDLLSHVPDNPGQAILDLGCGTGALTQELLAKSAHVVGADASPDMVRKARMLHPDIDFRVVDACRMPWSDRFDVVFSNAVFHWIPDQKTLLENIFRVLKPQGRLVCEFGAVRNIHRIQQAFQSILCRQKRHYESPFYFPTVEEYRKLVEQAGLHPELVMDYDRPTPLKDGENGLRNWVAQFFASDLAPLPEGSRIRIFEEMESALRNELWNGVQWVADYRRIRVIAVK; from the coding sequence ATGGAGTGGAACGCGGATTTGTATGAAGACAAGCACGGCTTTGTCGCGGACTACGGGAAAGACCTGCTCTCCCACGTTCCGGACAATCCAGGACAGGCCATTCTGGACCTGGGCTGCGGCACGGGCGCACTCACGCAGGAACTGCTGGCCAAATCCGCCCATGTCGTCGGGGCGGACGCTTCTCCAGACATGGTGCGCAAGGCGCGGATGCTTCACCCGGACATCGACTTCCGGGTGGTGGACGCCTGCCGGATGCCGTGGTCCGACCGGTTCGACGTCGTTTTTTCCAACGCCGTTTTTCACTGGATTCCCGATCAAAAGACCCTGCTGGAAAATATTTTCCGCGTGCTGAAACCGCAAGGCAGGCTGGTCTGCGAATTCGGAGCCGTCCGTAACATACACCGCATTCAGCAAGCCTTTCAATCCATCCTTTGCCGCCAGAAAAGACATTATGAAAGTCCCTTTTACTTCCCCACCGTGGAGGAATACCGGAAATTAGTGGAACAGGCCGGACTGCACCCGGAACTGGTCATGGATTACGACCGCCCCACGCCGCTGAAGGACGGGGAGAACGGCCTGCGCAACTGGGTGGCACAGTTTTTTGCCTCCGATCTGGCCCCGCTGCCGGAAGGCAGCCGCATCCGGATTTTTGAAGAGATGGAGTCCGCCCTCCGGAATGAGCTGTGGAACGGAGTCCAATGGGTGGCCGACTACCGGCGCATCCGGGTCATAGCCGTGAAATGA
- a CDS encoding UTP--glucose-1-phosphate uridylyltransferase — protein sequence MSTFTPFEEKMESAGISTAAIKAFSRCYEALVSNHSGMIPETDISPADQVADWKNITDSTAPAGKDLISQCVCIKLNGGLGTSMGLQKAKSLLKVKGEDTFLDLIVRQVKHLRTISGTPVRLLLMNSFSTSADTLAYLEKYAADGFADAHQVELMQNRVPKILADTLEPASYPQQPELEWCPPGHGDLYPALLGSGWLDRLLEDGVKYAFISNSDNLGAQLDMNFLRWFAESGAPFVMEVTRRTEADKKGGHLAVRKSDGHLILREVAQCPDADIPEFQNISKHRYFNTNTLWIRLDSLKQILDANGGVLPLPMIRNSKTVNPRDPESAKVFQLETAMGAGIECFPGARAVNVPRSRFFPVKTTSDLLLLRSDAVSVDADGKVALAPERNGAAPIVDLDPSLYKLVDSLDSLGLPSLVGLDKLTLRGRFHFQDGAVLQGTLLMENNTEETKEIFPGIYAGA from the coding sequence ATGAGTACGTTCACTCCTTTTGAAGAAAAGATGGAGTCCGCGGGCATCTCCACCGCAGCCATCAAGGCATTTTCCCGCTGTTACGAAGCTCTCGTTTCCAACCATTCCGGCATGATCCCCGAAACGGACATCAGTCCGGCGGACCAGGTGGCGGACTGGAAGAACATCACGGATTCCACGGCCCCGGCCGGAAAGGACCTGATTTCCCAGTGCGTCTGCATCAAGCTCAACGGGGGCCTGGGAACGAGCATGGGACTCCAGAAAGCCAAGAGCCTGCTCAAGGTGAAGGGGGAGGACACTTTTCTCGATCTCATCGTCAGGCAGGTGAAACACCTGCGCACCATATCCGGAACCCCGGTGCGCCTGCTGCTGATGAATTCCTTCTCCACCAGCGCGGACACGCTGGCCTATCTGGAAAAGTATGCGGCGGACGGTTTTGCCGACGCCCACCAGGTGGAACTGATGCAGAACCGCGTGCCGAAGATTTTGGCCGATACGCTGGAACCAGCCTCCTATCCGCAGCAGCCCGAACTTGAATGGTGCCCTCCCGGCCACGGGGACCTGTACCCGGCCCTGCTGGGTTCCGGCTGGCTGGACCGGCTTCTGGAGGACGGCGTCAAGTATGCCTTCATCTCCAATTCCGACAATCTGGGAGCCCAGCTTGACATGAATTTCCTGCGCTGGTTTGCGGAAAGCGGAGCCCCCTTCGTCATGGAAGTCACGCGCCGCACGGAGGCGGACAAGAAGGGCGGCCACCTGGCCGTCAGAAAATCCGACGGGCATCTGATCCTGCGGGAGGTAGCCCAGTGCCCGGACGCGGACATCCCCGAATTCCAGAACATTTCCAAGCACCGTTATTTCAATACCAACACGCTCTGGATCCGCCTGGATTCCCTCAAGCAGATTCTGGACGCCAACGGCGGCGTACTTCCCCTCCCCATGATCCGGAACAGCAAGACGGTGAACCCCAGGGACCCGGAGTCCGCCAAGGTGTTCCAGCTGGAAACGGCCATGGGCGCGGGCATCGAATGCTTCCCCGGCGCGCGCGCCGTCAATGTGCCGCGCTCCCGCTTTTTCCCCGTTAAAACCACCTCCGACCTGCTTTTGCTGCGTTCCGACGCGGTTTCCGTAGATGCAGACGGCAAGGTGGCCCTGGCTCCGGAACGGAATGGAGCCGCCCCCATCGTGGACCTGGACCCCAGCCTGTACAAGCTGGTGGATTCCCTGGACAGCCTCGGCCTGCCTTCCCTGGTGGGGCTGGACAAGCTGACCCTGCGCGGCCGCTTCCATTTTCAGGATGGGGCCGTCCTTCAAGGCACCCTGCTGATGGAGAATAACACGGAAGAAACGAAGGAAATCTTTCCTGGCATTTATGCCGGAGCCTGA